Within Halopelagius longus, the genomic segment GCGACGGAGCCGAACGGGCAATAAATTCGAAGACCGTCAGCTTTTGAACACGCCGACTCGGAAGGCGGGTATGGACGACTCGCGCCGAATCGCCGCCGCCGACGAGGTGCCCGAAGACGGCACGCTTCTCTTCACCGTCTCGGAGGACGGCGACCGGACGGAGGCCATCCTCACGCGCCTCGACGACGGGACCATCGCGGCGTTCTCGAACTACTGCCCCCATTGGACGGACGTGCGACTCGACAAGGGGTCGGGTGCGCTGGTCCGGAACGGCGAACTCGTCTGCCAGAAACACGGGGCGACGTTCGAACGCGACTCGGGGGTCTGTAACTTCGGCCCCTGCGAGGGCGCGGTGTTGGAGACGATCGACGTGACCGTCGAGGAGGGGTCCGTGCTGTTGACCGACGACGACTACGCGTTCGAGAACCTCGGCGCGTCGCAGGAGTACGACCGCTCCTCGGGCAACCAAATCGGGTTTTAGACGGCTCTTGTGCGGGATTCGGTCCGATTCAGCCGCTCGTTTCCGTCACGCCGGGACCGACCGACGCGTAGTTGACGACGACGAACGCGACCAAGAGAACTACCGCGAGTGCCGCGAACGCGAGCGATGCGGTGCGTCGGCCCGCCGCCGAGAGACCGAGGCGGCCGCCGACCCGTTCGGTCGCGAGTAGCGCCGACAGTAGCAACGAGAGGCCGATAGCCGCAATCCATGCGCCCCCGAGCGCAGACCCGGGAACGAGGAGCAGACCATAACCGAACACCGCCATCCCGACGACGACGGCCAACACGACGCCGACGAGGAACAACCCGCCGGATGAAGCCGACTCGGCCGATTCACTAGTAGTCAAGCGTAAACGTACGGCGTCTGACAGGATAACCGTTGCGTGACCGCCGAGGCGCGAAACTCGTCGCTCTGAGGTGTCGTGTTCGGCAAAACCATAGCGGGAGGTAGATTTGAACTACCGATCTCCGGGTTATGAGCCCGGCGGAATCTCCTGGCTATCCCATCCCGCTACATGTCTCAAACTCCGGCTGACGGTTAAGGGTTATGTTTCGGCCGCCGTATGCGAATTTCCACCGTTCGTCACGGCCGAGAGATGCGCCACGTGAACGTGCTCTCGGCGACGTAGTTCACAAGCATCGAGGCGGCGATGGCAATCGGAATCGGGATGACCTGCCAGAAGTCGAAGCCGAACACGATGACCGACAGGTCGAGTTGGCGAAGCGACCGGACGATGAAGAACTGGAGGGCGAGGCCGCCGCTTCTGACGAGGTTGGAGGTGAGAAAGCGCCGAATCGTCGGGAGCGTTCCGCCCGCGCCCTCGTCGGCGAACGTCCAGTTCTCGTTGATGACGAACATGACGATGATCGCGACTTCCGCGCCGACGAGCTTCGCGTACTCGCCGAGGACGCCGAGGAGGACGATGAGCGCCGTCGTCGTCGTCATGTCGAAGACTGCGCCCACCGCACCGACGGAGACGAACTTGCCGAAGCGAACGCCCGAGAAGAGGGCGTCGAAGGAACGGTTGCTCATCTTCAATCGGCCTCTGCGGCCTCCACGGAGTCGGTCAGGCGGTTCACGAGGGTCGGCCTGTCCGTCCGCGTCGTCTCCAACAGTTCGTGGACTCGGTCCTCGCGTATGATGCGGGCGCGGTGCCGCGAGAGGAGGAGGCCGCGGGCGAGTCGGAACGTCGTCTCGACGGGCGAGACGGTCGATCCCGGGCGGTCCTCCCAGCGGACCGGCACCTCGACGATGCGGTAGTCGAGGGCGTCGGCGACGGCGATGAGTTCGATGTCCCACGCGAACCCGGGGTCGTACAGGTGGTCGCGGACGTTCGCCCACGCGTCCGAAGCGACGGCTTTCGCGCCGCACTGGTAGTCGTAGAGACCCACGTCGAGCAGTCGCCGCGCCAACCACGCGAACCCGTCGCCGAGGCGTCGCCGGGCGAGCGTCTGGTGGGAGGCGATGTCCGACCGCGGATGTCGCCGCGACCCGACGGAGAGGGAGGCGTCGCCGTCGGCGACGGGGGCGACGACGTCCGCAAAGGAGTCGGCGGGCGTGCTCCCGTCCGCGTCGGCGAAAGCGAGGACGTCCACCTCCGACGCGAGCGATTCGAATCCCGCGGTGATGGCCGCCCCCTTCCCGCGGCGGGCGGCGACGGCGTTCACGTCTACGAACTGGGGGGCGTCGCGGAGGCGGTCGAGGACCTTCGGGCGGGGGTCGTCCAGTTCGATGCGGACGACTGCGGGGGTCAACTGGTCGTCGAGGGAACGAACGTACGAGAGGAGGCGCTCCGGGTCGGGCCGGTACGCCGGCACCACGACCCCGACGGTACGGTTCATTGGAGACCCATACCGCCTTCGGGGTAAAAAACGAACCGCTACTTCCGGATCGCTGCGAAACGGCTAGACGAAACGACATATCTCCTCACCCGCTGAATCCGTCGAGCGCGGTCGTTCCCCCCGATCGCATCATAAAACGTATGCCTCGTGGCCGCCCTCTGACCTATAGAACGCGATGGAGTACGCCCTCGTCATCCGCTGGTTAGTTCTCTACGCCGTACTGCTTGCGGCGGGACTTCCACTCGCCGCCCGCCTCCTCCCCGACGCCGCGGGGCGAGGGGCCGGACTCGCTCTCCCCGCATCTCTCCTCGTGCTGACAGTGCCCGCCTACTGGGTCGGACAGGTATCGTTCGGTCCGGTGGCCCTCGCCGCGGGCGTCGTCGCCCTCCTCGTCGCCGCCGCCCTCGCGGCGTTCGACGCCGCCGCACTCCGAGACGGACGCGTCGAACTCGCCGTCGATATCGACGTCAGGGCGGCCGGAGACGCCTTCGCCGTGTTCACCGCGGCGTTCCTCTTCATCGTCGCCGTCAGGGCGTTCGACCCCGCGGTGTTCCCCGCCGGCGGCGAGAAGTTCCTCGATTTCGGCCTCCTGAAGACGCTCCAACGCTCCGCGACGCTCCCGCCGGAGGACTTCTGGTTCGCCGGCGAACCGGTGAAGTACTACTACGGCGGCCACCTGATGACGACGCTCCTCTCGTGGCTCAGCGGGACGGAACCCCGCTTCGCGTACAACCTCGCGCTCGCGGGATTCTACGGCGCCGCCGTCGTCGCTGCCTTCGAACTCGCCGGGGCAATCGGCGCTGAGCGCGGCGTCCCCCGTCGAATCGCCGGCCTGTTCGCGGCGTTCTTCGTCGGGTTCGCGAGCAACCTCGTCACGGCGGGTCGCTTCGTCCTTCTGGCGTTGCCGGAGGGCCTCCGTCGAACCGCCGCCGAGATGGTCGCGGCGCAGACCGAGTACGCGGTGTCCGACGTCCTCGCGGGCGCGGAGTCGTTCTCCTACTGGAGCGCGAGTCGCGTCATCCCGGGGACGATAAACGAGTTCCCACTGTTCGCGTGGTTGAACGGCGACCTGCACGCGCACATGACCGGAACGCCGTTTCTCCTCCTCGCGGCCGCCGTCGGGTTCGCGTACTACCGGACGCCCGAGGCCAACCGCCGCCGACGCCGAGCGCTCGTCTTCGGCGCGGTGCCGGTCATCGCGTCGTGGCAGGCCGTCCACAACACGTGGAGTTTCCCGAGCGTCCTCGGTTTGGCGTGGTTGGCCGTCGCCTTCGCGCCCGCCGCGCCGTGGTCGCTCCTCCCGGGCGTCGGGTCGCTGGGTCGCCGCGCCGCGCCCCGCTCTCGACTCGCCGCCGAGGCGGCGCGCGTCGCCTCGGCGTTCGCCGCCGTCGGCGTCGTCGCCGTCGTCGCCGTCGCCCTCGCGTCGCCGTTCCTCTTCGGCGCGGCGACGGGCGCGGGCGGACGCTCCATCGAACTCCTCGGCCCGGAGACGCGGAGCGGATTCGGCGGGTTGCTGTTCGTCCACGGCGCGTTCGTCGCCGCCTTCGGCGCGTACCTCCTCGCGCGCCTCCGCGTCGAACGGCCGCTGTACGTCGTCGGCGCACTCGCCGTCGCCGCACTCGTCGCCCTCGAAATCGGCTTTGCGGCCCTCGCGGTGGTCGTCCCACTCCTGGTCTTCGGATGGGTCGCCCTGCGGACGGACCGACCCGTCGGCTACGAGACGGTCCTGATAGTCGGCGGGGCGGGCATCGTCACGCTGGTCGAACTCGTCTACGTGAGCGAACAGGCCGGGCCGGGGCGGATGAACACCGTGTTCAAGACGTACATGCAGGTGTGGATGCTCTGGGCGACGGCGATGGGCGTCGTTCTCCCCGCGTTGGTCCGGGGCGTCCCCGCCGCCGCCACCGACGCCGCGGACGAGACGCGGGCGCGCGCCGGGTCCGTCGCGACGGACGGCGGGCGCGTCCCGTGGCGACGCTTCGCCGCCGTCGCGTTCGTCGTCGTCCTCGTGGCCTCCACGTCCGTCTACGGCGTGATGGCCCTCGGCAACCACTTCGAGGAGGGACCGCCCGGCGGGACGACGCTGGACGCGACGCAGTTCGTCGAGTCGTACCACCCCGACCAAGCGGCGGCCATCGACTGGTTGGACGAACGCGAGGGGACGCCCACGCTGTTGGAAGCGCCGGGAACGAGACACTACCCCGGCGGGGACGACGGCCGGACGAGGGTGATGTACAACTGGAACGCGAGCGCCGCCTCGTCGCTCACCGGCGTCCCCTCCGTCGCGGGGTGGGCCCACGAAGTCGGCTACCGCGGCGACGAGGCGTACTACGACCGCGTGCGCGACGTGGACGCGATGTTCACCGGCGACGCGGAGACCCGCGCCGACCTGTTCCGGACGTACGACGTGCGGTACGTCTGGGTCGGGCCGAGCGAACGGGCGCGCTACGGCGACGTTTCCTTCGAGATGGAGGGCGTGACGGTGGCCCACCAGTCGGGCTCCGTCACGATATACGAGGTTCACCCCGACCGGTTGCCGGGCGCGTCCGGCGGGTCGGCGGCCGAAAACGAGTCCGCGTGAGCGTCGGGGACGAGGCTCCGAAAATCAGGTGCCGCGCTTCGAGATGACGTCGACGGCCTCGGCGTCGACGGATTCGACGTCGAGGAAGTGCGGGACGTACTCGCGGCGGGCGAACGTCTCTCGTTCCTCTTCCGTGCCGACGGTGCACCACAGTTGGACGCGGTCCGGGCCGTGCCAGTCGCCCTGTCGGTCGATGGAGAAGCAGACCACTTCCTCACCGTCCACTTCGATGGTCGCGTTGCGCCGGATGCCGGGGTCGCCGCGGATGATGAGCTTCTTCATACGGCGACGTTTCGCCCAGTCGGTGCTTAACGGCTTCGGAGACGTCTCGTCGCCCGCACCGCGGCGGTGGCGTTCCCGTGCCATCCGCCCGCACGGAGCCGTCTGAACACCGACGCGAACCAAACGGGTTTTAACGGGCCGTGCCGAACTTCGCGTAAGGTCGATATCTATGCAGATGCCACGCCGGTTCAACACGTACTGTCCCCACTGTAAAGAGCACGAAGAACACGAAGTCGAGAAGGTCCGCTCGGGCCGTCAGACCGGGATGAAGTGGGCCGCTCGTCAGGAGAAGCGCGGCGAGTCCACCATCGGCAACGCCGGGAAGTTCTCGAAGGTGCCCGGTGGCGACAAGCCGACGAAGAAGACGCACCTGAAGTACATCTGCTCCGAGTGTGGCAAGGCCCACATGCGGAAGGGATGGCGCGCAGGCCGACTGGAGTTCCAGGAGTAAACGATGGCTGGAAACTACTACCGCGTCCAGTGCACCGACTGCGACAACGAACAGGTCGTCTTCGGTAAGGCATCGTCCGTCGTCAACTGCGCCGTCTGCGGCACCACGCTCGCCACCCCGACCGGCGGGAAGGCCGACATCCGCGGCGAAGTTGTCGACACCGTCGAACGTCGCACGACCGAGGCGTAAGCTCCCCTCCGGAGGTATTTACATATGAAGTACAGCGGCTGGCCCGACAAAGGCGAACTCGTCGTGGGAAAGGTCGACGAAATCGCCGACTTCGGGGTCTTCATCGACCTCGAAGAGTACGAGAACAAGCGCGGCCTCACCCACATAAGCGAGGTCGCCAGCGGCTGGATAAAGAACGTCCGCGACCACGTTCGCGAGGGACAGACGGTGGTCGCGAAGGTGCTCGACGTCGACACGAGCTCACAGCAGATAGACCTCTCTATCAAGGACGTCAACGAGCACCAGCGCAAAGAGAAGATACAGGAGTGGAAAAACGAGCAGAAGGCGGACAAGTGGATGAACATCGCCTTCGGCGAGGACGTCTCCGACGAGCAGTACAGCTCCGTCGCGAACGCCCTGCTCGCGGAGTACGAGAGCCTCTACGACGGCTTCGAGCAGGCGGCCATCCACGGCGCCGAGGCGCTCGAAGACGTCGACTTAGACGACGAGGAGGTCGAAGCGATCGTCGAGACGGCCCGGCAGAACGTCTCCGTCCCGTACGTCAACGTCACCGGGTACGTGGACCTCCGCTGTCCCGTCGGCGACGGCGTCGACGACATCAAGGAGGCGCTGAAAGCCGCCGAAGGCGAGGAGATCCCCGAGGAGATAGAGCTCTCCGTCACGTACGTCGGGTCCCCCGAGTACCGAATCAAGGTGCGCGCGCCCGACTACAAGACCGCGGAGACCGCGCTCGAAGACGCCGCCGCGCGGGCGGCGGAGTCCATCGAGGCGTCCGGCGGAACCGCGGAGTTCCACCGCGAACGCAACGAAGACGACGAGTAGGATGAAGTCGGACATCCGGGTCTGCGGCGCGTGGCGCACTCGTCACGACCGCCCGGTGTACACGCTTTCTGCGACCTGTCCCGACTGCGGCGCCGACACCGAAAACAGCGCGCCCGCGCCGTTCAACCCCGAAGACCCCTACGGAGAGTACCGACGGTCCTTTAAGCGAAGCGACCGGTAACACGGCTATGGACGAAATCGAAGTCGAGACGGTCGCGGACCCGGACCTCCGGGACCCCGTACTCGTCGAAGGGCTTCCCGGGGTGGGGCACGTCGGCAAGCTCGCCGTCGAGCATCTTCTCGAAGAGATGGACAGCGAGCTCGTCCGCCGGGTGTACGCCGACGAGTTCCCGCCGCAGGTGTCTATCGACGACGACGGCGTCGCCGAACTGGCGAGCGCGGAGTTCTACGCCGTCGACGCCGGCGACCGCGACCTTCTCGTTCTGACGGGCGACCACCAAGCGCAGTCGAACGCGGGACATTACCACCTCACCGACGCGTTCCTCGACGTCGCCGAGGCGTTCGGCGTCGAACGCGGGTTCGCACTCGGCGGCGTGCCGACGGGCGAACTGGTGGACGACCCCGCCGTCCTCGGAGCCGTCACCCACGAGGACGCCATAGAGCGACTGAAAGAGGCGGGCGTCGAGTTCCGCGAGGACGAACCCGCCGGCGGAATCGTCGGCGTCAGCGGTCTGCTCCTCGGCCTCGGCGAACGGCGGGGACTCGACGTCGCCTGCCTCATGGGCGAGACAAGCGGCTACCTCGTCGACCCCACGAGTGCGCAGGCCGTCCTCGAAGTGTTGGAGGAGGCCGTCGGCTTCGACGTCGAGTACGAGTCGCTGGAGGAACGCGCAGAGGAGATGAAGGAAGTCGTCGGGAAGATTCAGGAGATGCAGAACCAACAGCAGGGGATGCCGACCGACGACGACCTGCGGTACATCGGCTGAACCGTCTGTCGACACCCCTCGAACGGGTCCGCGGCGCGAACCGTCACTCGGGGGCGACCACTTCGACTTTTATCCCGTCCGGGTCCTCGCAGTAGAGCGCGTAGTAGCCGCCGGCGAAGGGGTGGCGGTCCTCGTACAGGAGGGTCGCGTCCGCGCGTTCTCTGACGCCCGCCGCGAGCGAATCGACCTGTTCGCGCGAGGCGGCGTGGAACGCGAGGTGGTTCAGACCGGGAGTTTGACGGTCGAAAGGGCGGTCGGCGTCGTCGGCCTGCACGAACACGACGTACGCGGGCCCGTTGACCCACGACCGGCCGCCGTCCCACTCGTCCTTCGGTTCGTACCCGAGTTCGCCGAGGAGCCAGCCCCAGAAATCGACCGACCGCTCGAGGTCGGAGGCGTACAGCTCGACGTGGTGGAGTTGCCCGGCGTACTCGGGGTCGGCGTGGTCGTCCATCGGAGGGGTGCAGGGGTGGAACGCAGAAGAACGCTCTGTCGGCGAACGCGCGGTGACGATACCGTCGGGAGGGGTGCGACGACCCCGGTTCAGCCGGCCCGTTCGAACTTCTCGGCGAGTTCGAGGCCGTGTTCGACCACCTCGGGTTCGACCGCGAGGCGCACCTCGTCGCCGTCGCTCTCGACGAGTCCCGCGCGTTCGAGTCCGGGGATGTGGACGTGAGCGAGTTCTATCTCCGCGTCCGCGGGGGAGGCGGGTCTCTCGGGCACACCCCCGTCGGCCAACTCTTCCCGTCC encodes:
- a CDS encoding Rieske (2Fe-2S) protein, coding for MDDSRRIAAADEVPEDGTLLFTVSEDGDRTEAILTRLDDGTIAAFSNYCPHWTDVRLDKGSGALVRNGELVCQKHGATFERDSGVCNFGPCEGAVLETIDVTVEEGSVLLTDDDYAFENLGASQEYDRSSGNQIGF
- a CDS encoding GtrA family protein, producing MSNRSFDALFSGVRFGKFVSVGAVGAVFDMTTTTALIVLLGVLGEYAKLVGAEVAIIVMFVINENWTFADEGAGGTLPTIRRFLTSNLVRSGGLALQFFIVRSLRQLDLSVIVFGFDFWQVIPIPIAIAASMLVNYVAESTFTWRISRP
- a CDS encoding glycosyltransferase, which produces MNRTVGVVVPAYRPDPERLLSYVRSLDDQLTPAVVRIELDDPRPKVLDRLRDAPQFVDVNAVAARRGKGAAITAGFESLASEVDVLAFADADGSTPADSFADVVAPVADGDASLSVGSRRHPRSDIASHQTLARRRLGDGFAWLARRLLDVGLYDYQCGAKAVASDAWANVRDHLYDPGFAWDIELIAVADALDYRIVEVPVRWEDRPGSTVSPVETTFRLARGLLLSRHRARIIREDRVHELLETTRTDRPTLVNRLTDSVEAAEAD
- a CDS encoding DUF2298 domain-containing protein, coding for MEYALVIRWLVLYAVLLAAGLPLAARLLPDAAGRGAGLALPASLLVLTVPAYWVGQVSFGPVALAAGVVALLVAAALAAFDAAALRDGRVELAVDIDVRAAGDAFAVFTAAFLFIVAVRAFDPAVFPAGGEKFLDFGLLKTLQRSATLPPEDFWFAGEPVKYYYGGHLMTTLLSWLSGTEPRFAYNLALAGFYGAAVVAAFELAGAIGAERGVPRRIAGLFAAFFVGFASNLVTAGRFVLLALPEGLRRTAAEMVAAQTEYAVSDVLAGAESFSYWSASRVIPGTINEFPLFAWLNGDLHAHMTGTPFLLLAAAVGFAYYRTPEANRRRRRALVFGAVPVIASWQAVHNTWSFPSVLGLAWLAVAFAPAAPWSLLPGVGSLGRRAAPRSRLAAEAARVASAFAAVGVVAVVAVALASPFLFGAATGAGGRSIELLGPETRSGFGGLLFVHGAFVAAFGAYLLARLRVERPLYVVGALAVAALVALEIGFAALAVVVPLLVFGWVALRTDRPVGYETVLIVGGAGIVTLVELVYVSEQAGPGRMNTVFKTYMQVWMLWATAMGVVLPALVRGVPAAATDAADETRARAGSVATDGGRVPWRRFAAVAFVVVLVASTSVYGVMALGNHFEEGPPGGTTLDATQFVESYHPDQAAAIDWLDEREGTPTLLEAPGTRHYPGGDDGRTRVMYNWNASAASSLTGVPSVAGWAHEVGYRGDEAYYDRVRDVDAMFTGDAETRADLFRTYDVRYVWVGPSERARYGDVSFEMEGVTVAHQSGSVTIYEVHPDRLPGASGGSAAENESA
- a CDS encoding HAH_0734 family protein; its protein translation is MKKLIIRGDPGIRRNATIEVDGEEVVCFSIDRQGDWHGPDRVQLWCTVGTEEERETFARREYVPHFLDVESVDAEAVDVISKRGT
- a CDS encoding 50S ribosomal protein L44e, encoding MQMPRRFNTYCPHCKEHEEHEVEKVRSGRQTGMKWAARQEKRGESTIGNAGKFSKVPGGDKPTKKTHLKYICSECGKAHMRKGWRAGRLEFQE
- a CDS encoding 30S ribosomal protein S27e produces the protein MAGNYYRVQCTDCDNEQVVFGKASSVVNCAVCGTTLATPTGGKADIRGEVVDTVERRTTEA
- a CDS encoding translation initiation factor IF-2 subunit alpha, with product MKYSGWPDKGELVVGKVDEIADFGVFIDLEEYENKRGLTHISEVASGWIKNVRDHVREGQTVVAKVLDVDTSSQQIDLSIKDVNEHQRKEKIQEWKNEQKADKWMNIAFGEDVSDEQYSSVANALLAEYESLYDGFEQAAIHGAEALEDVDLDDEEVEAIVETARQNVSVPYVNVTGYVDLRCPVGDGVDDIKEALKAAEGEEIPEEIELSVTYVGSPEYRIKVRAPDYKTAETALEDAAARAAESIEASGGTAEFHRERNEDDE
- a CDS encoding RNA-protein complex protein Nop10 translates to MKSDIRVCGAWRTRHDRPVYTLSATCPDCGADTENSAPAPFNPEDPYGEYRRSFKRSDR
- a CDS encoding proteasome assembly chaperone family protein, with translation MDEIEVETVADPDLRDPVLVEGLPGVGHVGKLAVEHLLEEMDSELVRRVYADEFPPQVSIDDDGVAELASAEFYAVDAGDRDLLVLTGDHQAQSNAGHYHLTDAFLDVAEAFGVERGFALGGVPTGELVDDPAVLGAVTHEDAIERLKEAGVEFREDEPAGGIVGVSGLLLGLGERRGLDVACLMGETSGYLVDPTSAQAVLEVLEEAVGFDVEYESLEERAEEMKEVVGKIQEMQNQQQGMPTDDDLRYIG
- a CDS encoding VOC family protein, with product MDDHADPEYAGQLHHVELYASDLERSVDFWGWLLGELGYEPKDEWDGGRSWVNGPAYVVFVQADDADRPFDRQTPGLNHLAFHAASREQVDSLAAGVRERADATLLYEDRHPFAGGYYALYCEDPDGIKVEVVAPE
- a CDS encoding DUF7344 domain-containing protein translates to MNCGSAPRVDDRFAAFADISRRIVLYTLYERSESGDPSKASIETLAEELASDGGREELADGGVPERPASPADAEIELAHVHIPGLERAGLVESDGDEVRLAVEPEVVEHGLELAEKFERAG